A region of Chloracidobacterium sp. DNA encodes the following proteins:
- a CDS encoding PLP-dependent lyase/thiolase: protein MSLIAPTPLLQLKGVNNFRNLYVKDESVHPNGTFKDRLSWKAAQRYPKDCVFGVISYGNTAISLTRLIKDGNTSNEVVVFVPKGFETWTFGPSSLGSTIGANDILKELETYANVIPIEFNAGLLTDNDLIDLATEHNLNTKNFVNITEGIDIPAYVDIIIEVVEQLGKVPDVCIVPYGAGILCNELKDYLGQFGSGLVIPVAVASPNSMARMLFGPIWLDVNQLKLGGVAFSRHNTPDRTGAVRTPYPVFRVEEEEILNGLQIAEKFGISAEPSGAAGFGILQRLCQIDPSIDPENDLIVVINTGNGIDGFLRGNNK, encoded by the coding sequence ATGAGCTTGATAGCGCCAACTCCTTTACTGCAACTCAAAGGAGTAAATAATTTCAGAAATCTTTATGTGAAAGACGAATCTGTACACCCCAATGGTACTTTCAAAGATCGGCTAAGCTGGAAAGCAGCGCAACGCTATCCTAAGGATTGTGTATTTGGGGTCATTTCTTATGGAAATACGGCAATCAGCCTCACCAGATTGATCAAGGACGGTAATACCTCGAATGAAGTTGTAGTATTTGTCCCAAAGGGTTTTGAGACCTGGACATTCGGACCATCTAGCTTAGGCAGTACAATTGGGGCCAACGATATACTTAAGGAGCTAGAAACATACGCCAACGTTATTCCAATTGAATTCAACGCCGGGTTATTAACAGATAATGATCTTATTGATTTGGCAACTGAGCACAACTTAAATACAAAAAACTTCGTAAACATCACTGAGGGAATAGATATTCCAGCATATGTAGATATCATTATCGAAGTTGTGGAACAGTTAGGGAAAGTACCTGATGTATGCATTGTGCCTTATGGGGCTGGCATTCTTTGTAACGAATTGAAAGATTATCTAGGCCAGTTTGGAAGTGGTTTAGTGATTCCCGTTGCCGTGGCATCACCGAACTCAATGGCACGAATGCTTTTTGGACCTATATGGCTGGATGTTAATCAGTTGAAGTTGGGTGGGGTTGCGTTTAGTCGCCACAATACACCGGATCGTACTGGTGCTGTCCGAACGCCTTATCCAGTATTCCGAGTTGAAGAAGAAGAAATATTGAACGGTCTTCAGATAGCTGAGAAGTTTGGAATTTCTGCAGAGCCTAGCGGTGCGGCAGGTTTTGGAATTTTACAGAGACTATGCCAAATTGATCCCTCTATCGACCCAGAAAACGATCTAATTGTTGTCATTAATACAGGCAACGGAATTGATGGCTTCCTTAGGGGGAATAACAAATGA